One part of the Solanum dulcamara chromosome 8, daSolDulc1.2, whole genome shotgun sequence genome encodes these proteins:
- the LOC129899165 gene encoding protein MIZU-KUSSEI 1-like: protein MKTIMAKSSQDLSSKKQFNWTSKVSNEEEVAEEATSLKTSSNTNNTKDGKTDNIKLAPLKPPEVSITKSPSLNTIHEDKTEDNKLIQESETAASTSASTRRKAVVAKLKSVLTSLGKNRGNFQQGLGTKVVGTLFGHKHGHVHFAFQKDPNSQPAFLVELATPISGLVNEMSSGLVRIALECDKTDEKKSTKLIDEPLWRTYCNGKKCGFATTRECGPKELQILKAVEPISMGVGVLPRNEEESDECDSGDVMYMRAKFERVVGSRDSEAFYMMNPDCDGAAELSIYLLRV, encoded by the coding sequence ATGAAGACAATCATGGCAAAGAGTTCCCAGGATTTGTCCTCCAAGAAACAGTTCAACTGGACAAGCAAAGTCAGCAATGAAGAAGAAGTAGCTGAAGAAGCTACATCTCTTAAAACCTCCTCAAACACAAACAACACTAAAGATGGAAAGACAGACAACATAAAGTTAGCTCCTTTGAAACCTCCAGAAGTCTCAATAACCAAATCTCCTTCCTTAAACACCATCCATGAAGACAAGACAGAGGACAACAAGTTAATTCAAGAATCAGAAACAGCAGCTTCAACGTCTGCCTCAACAAGGAGGAAAGCAGTAGTGGCCAAGCTGAAATCAGTGCTAACATCACTTGGTAAAAACAGAGGAAATTTCCAACAAGGCTTAGGAACCAAAGTTGTGGGTACCCTTTTCGGACACAAACACGGTCATGTACATTTTGCATTTCAGAAAGATCCCAATTCACAACCAGCCTTCTTGGTAGAACTCGCGACCCCAATAAGTGGACTAGTCAACGAAATGTCATCGGGGTTGGTTAGGATTGCATTGGAATGTGACAAGACAGACGAGAAGAAATCAACTAAACTCATAGATGAGCCTTTATGGAGGACTTATTGTAATGGTAAGAAATGTGGTTTTGCAACAACAAGAGAATGTGGTCCAAAAGAATTGCAGATTCTGAAAGCTGTGGAACCTATCTCTATGGGTGTCGGTGTTTTGCCGCGGAATGAAGAAGAGAGTGATGAATGTGATTCAGGGGATGTAATGTACATGAGGGCTAAATTTGAAAGAGTTGTAGGGTCTAGAGATTCAGAGGCATTCTACATGATGAATCCTGATTGTGATGGAGCTGCTGAACTTAGTATTTACTTGCTCAGAGTCTAA